A window from Acidimicrobiia bacterium encodes these proteins:
- a CDS encoding polyphenol oxidase family protein has translation MPRLGIAEVTFTTRTGGVSRSPYESLNLADHVGDDPDAVTENRRRVARGIAGVPDDPRRWVWLRQVHGARVVRADDAGVSGTDADAVVTTVPGLPLAILVADCVPIALATQHAVGAVHAGWKGLEAGVVANAVAALGPGDVRALVGPCVNACHYAFGEDDLARLAARFGRGVVSRTLDGDPALDLPAAVVAALAEAGVHDVARAAPCTADAPDRYFSHRRDGVTGRQAMIVVKKTT, from the coding sequence GTGCCCCGCCTCGGGATCGCCGAGGTCACGTTCACGACGCGCACGGGCGGTGTGTCGCGCTCGCCGTACGAGTCGCTGAACCTCGCTGACCACGTCGGCGACGATCCCGACGCCGTCACGGAGAACCGGCGACGCGTCGCGCGCGGCATCGCAGGCGTTCCCGACGATCCACGGCGATGGGTGTGGTTGCGACAGGTGCACGGCGCGCGTGTCGTGCGCGCGGACGACGCGGGCGTGAGCGGCACCGACGCCGACGCGGTCGTCACGACCGTCCCCGGCCTGCCGCTCGCGATCCTCGTCGCCGACTGCGTGCCGATCGCGCTGGCGACGCAGCACGCGGTCGGCGCGGTGCACGCGGGGTGGAAGGGTCTCGAGGCCGGCGTGGTCGCGAACGCCGTCGCGGCACTCGGCCCGGGTGACGTACGCGCGCTCGTCGGTCCGTGCGTCAACGCGTGCCACTACGCGTTCGGCGAGGACGACCTCGCTCGCCTCGCGGCGCGCTTCGGTCGCGGTGTGGTGTCGCGGACGCTCGACGGTGACCCTGCGCTCGACCTGCCTGCCGCAGTGGTCGCCGCGCTCGCCGAGGCGGGCGTCCACGACGTGGCGAGGGCGGCTCCGTGCACCGCCGACGCTCCCGACCGGTACTTCTCGCACCGGCGGGACGGCGTCACCGGCCGTCAGGCGATGATCGTCGTGAAGAAGACGACGTGA
- the ftsZ gene encoding cell division protein FtsZ, whose protein sequence is MLGAPQNYLAVIKVVGIGGGGCNAVNRMIDAGLKGVEFVAINTDAQALLMSDADVKLDIGRQLTRGLGAGSDPDVGRQAAEEHHDEIQEVLKGADMVFITAGKGGGTGTGGAPVVAEVAKQLGALTIGVVTRPFSFEGRRRSVQAESGIQRLKEKVDTLIIIPNDRLLQVSDQKTTMLNAFKMADEVLLQGVQGITDLITTPGLINTDFADVKMIMTNAGSALMGIGYASGEGRAVTAARGAISSPLLEASIEGARGILLNVSGPSDLGLFEVNEAAEIISQAAHPDANIIFGAVIDDALGDEVRITVIAAGFDRYEGERRPTEASTPLGLREEEAALAGKDEEIDLSDDDFDVPEFLR, encoded by the coding sequence ATGCTCGGTGCACCGCAGAACTACCTCGCCGTCATCAAGGTCGTCGGGATCGGCGGCGGTGGCTGCAACGCGGTCAACCGGATGATCGACGCGGGGCTGAAGGGCGTCGAGTTCGTCGCGATCAACACCGACGCGCAGGCGCTCCTGATGAGCGACGCCGACGTGAAGCTCGACATCGGTCGCCAGCTCACGCGCGGTCTCGGTGCCGGGTCGGACCCTGACGTCGGCCGTCAGGCGGCCGAGGAGCACCACGACGAGATCCAGGAGGTGCTCAAGGGCGCGGACATGGTGTTCATCACCGCGGGCAAGGGTGGCGGCACCGGCACCGGCGGTGCACCGGTCGTCGCGGAGGTCGCGAAGCAGCTCGGCGCGCTGACGATCGGTGTGGTGACGCGTCCGTTCTCGTTCGAGGGCCGGCGCCGCTCGGTGCAGGCCGAGAGCGGCATCCAGCGCCTCAAGGAGAAGGTCGACACCCTCATCATCATCCCGAACGACCGTCTCCTCCAGGTCTCCGACCAGAAGACGACGATGCTCAACGCCTTCAAGATGGCCGACGAGGTCCTCCTGCAGGGCGTGCAGGGCATCACCGACCTCATCACGACGCCGGGCCTGATCAACACCGACTTCGCCGACGTCAAGATGATCATGACGAACGCCGGCTCCGCGCTCATGGGGATCGGCTACGCGTCGGGCGAGGGGCGGGCCGTCACCGCAGCGCGCGGCGCGATCTCGAGCCCGCTGCTCGAGGCGAGCATCGAGGGCGCGCGCGGGATCCTGCTGAACGTGTCCGGCCCGTCGGACCTCGGCCTGTTCGAGGTCAACGAGGCGGCCGAGATCATCTCGCAGGCCGCGCATCCCGACGCCAACATCATCTTCGGCGCCGTCATCGACGACGCGCTCGGCGACGAGGTGCGCATCACCGTCATTGCCGCGGGCTTCGATCGCTACGAGGGTGAGCGTCGCCCGACCGAGGCCTCGACACCGCTCGGCCTCCGCGAGGAGGAAGCCGCGCTCGCGGGCAAGGACGAGGAGATCGACCTCTCCGACGACGACTTCGACGTCCCCGAGTTCCTCCGGTAG
- a CDS encoding YggS family pyridoxal phosphate-dependent enzyme produces the protein MTDLATRIDEVRTRIADAAGRAGRDPSSVTLVGASKTVPAERLVEAVDAGLRDLGENRAQELLAKAPVLDGAGCAPRWHFVGRLQRNKVAALAPYVALWHSVDRLSLGEAMARRAPGARVLVQVDVGDEPQKGGCTPSDTPALADSLRALGLDVAGLMTVPPRTADPRACFATLRELASRVGADELSMGMSEDFEVAVEEGATIVRVGRAIFGPRA, from the coding sequence GTGACCGACCTCGCGACGCGCATCGACGAGGTGCGGACGCGCATCGCGGACGCCGCCGGCCGAGCCGGTCGCGACCCGAGCAGCGTCACGCTCGTCGGCGCGTCGAAGACCGTCCCGGCGGAACGGCTCGTCGAGGCGGTCGACGCGGGCCTGCGCGACCTGGGCGAGAACCGCGCCCAGGAGCTGCTGGCCAAGGCGCCCGTCCTCGACGGGGCCGGGTGTGCACCGCGCTGGCACTTCGTCGGCCGCCTCCAGCGGAACAAGGTCGCGGCACTCGCGCCATACGTCGCGCTCTGGCACTCCGTCGACCGCCTCTCGCTCGGCGAGGCGATGGCGCGCCGCGCCCCGGGCGCGCGGGTGCTCGTGCAGGTCGACGTCGGGGACGAGCCCCAGAAGGGGGGCTGCACCCCGAGTGACACGCCCGCACTCGCCGACTCCCTCCGCGCGCTCGGCCTCGACGTCGCCGGGCTGATGACCGTCCCGCCCCGGACCGCCGATCCCCGCGCGTGCTTCGCCACGTTGCGAGAGCTCGCGTCACGGGTCGGGGCGGACGAGCTCTCGATGGGGATGAGCGAGGACTTCGAGGTCGCGGTCGAGGAGGGCGCCACGATCGTGCGCGTGGGCAGGGCGATCTTCGGTCCCCGGGCCTGA
- a CDS encoding DivIVA domain-containing protein: MDVTPRDLRDMDIREGFRGYNRDDVDELLERAATTIESLQDQLAKAQERVASLESDAGRGRENEDMLQRTLLLAQKTADEAIADAQTRSKQMVEEAETRAYALVSEAEATARRMAMAEQRRLEAEVLGLGARREALLADIDNLERFETEYRSRLRRAIEADLQSLDQRPTVSAGSRPSIHDVELPTPPEGARQEQPAPQPPPQPQAPAPAAASEEPPRPDQSTVTIDAVPPFPEPAPDAPAPAGSAASDAAGAPATDEHAREERAGNGRTQLFAEEPPMDAQVLDDDAFFASLREAVRDERPLGPVEHHDYDDDEESGRFGNVFKRRR; encoded by the coding sequence ATGGACGTGACGCCGCGCGATCTGCGGGACATGGACATCCGCGAGGGTTTCCGGGGCTACAACCGGGATGACGTCGACGAGCTGCTCGAACGCGCCGCCACGACGATCGAGTCCCTCCAGGACCAGCTCGCGAAGGCCCAGGAGCGCGTCGCGTCGTTGGAGAGCGACGCCGGACGGGGTCGCGAGAACGAGGACATGCTGCAGCGCACGTTGCTGCTCGCGCAGAAGACGGCCGACGAGGCGATCGCGGACGCGCAGACGCGTTCGAAGCAGATGGTCGAGGAGGCCGAGACGCGGGCGTACGCGCTCGTCAGCGAGGCGGAGGCGACCGCGCGCCGCATGGCGATGGCGGAGCAACGCCGGCTCGAGGCCGAGGTGCTCGGCCTCGGCGCGCGCCGCGAAGCGTTGCTGGCCGACATCGACAACCTCGAGCGGTTCGAGACGGAGTACCGGTCGCGCCTGCGTCGCGCGATCGAGGCGGACCTGCAGTCCCTCGACCAGCGACCGACGGTGAGCGCGGGGTCGCGCCCGTCGATCCACGACGTCGAGCTCCCGACGCCGCCCGAGGGCGCGCGCCAGGAGCAACCCGCGCCGCAACCGCCGCCGCAACCGCAGGCACCCGCGCCGGCTGCCGCGAGCGAGGAGCCTCCGCGCCCCGACCAGAGCACGGTGACGATCGACGCGGTCCCGCCGTTCCCCGAGCCGGCGCCCGACGCGCCCGCACCCGCGGGGAGCGCGGCCTCCGACGCGGCCGGTGCACCGGCAACGGACGAGCACGCGCGTGAAGAGCGCGCGGGCAACGGGCGCACGCAGCTGTTCGCCGAGGAGCCGCCGATGGACGCGCAGGTCCTGGACGACGACGCGTTCTTCGCCAGCCTGCGCGAAGCCGTGCGCGACGAGCGCCCGCTCGGTCCCGTCGAGCACCACGACTACGACGACGACGAGGAGAGCGGTCGCTTCGGCAACGTCTTCAAGCGTCGCCGGTAG
- a CDS encoding TraR/DksA C4-type zinc finger protein produces MPRASASKPAAPAKNAQAKKSVGGRTAKKAEPAAKRASGRTTPAKAAKAAKSSKAAPAKAAQTANAPAKAAKKKGAGTKAAKAPAKQVAAKKPATKATAPRSAAKTPAKQATAKRPTKVAPAKASSKATAKVPAASKSAGKKAAIARPPKTPASAPGTAGAPRNGEARRAGDERALATAGAAKTSAAGSGSGAASAAPARPAPPARKKPSGPPIAPKTLERLRSQLEEERSRLVHQADELQAEADALATEREQGDTQFDEESGEGDTLSVERERDLALSEKARQGVADIDRALARMDAGTYGICDMCGDRIPVARLEALPYAELCVKCKSRGERRR; encoded by the coding sequence ATGCCGAGGGCATCAGCCTCGAAGCCGGCCGCACCGGCCAAGAACGCCCAGGCGAAGAAGTCCGTCGGGGGCAGGACCGCGAAGAAGGCGGAGCCGGCGGCGAAGCGCGCGTCGGGCCGGACCACCCCCGCGAAGGCGGCCAAGGCGGCGAAGAGCTCGAAGGCGGCGCCCGCGAAGGCGGCGCAGACCGCGAACGCGCCTGCGAAGGCGGCCAAGAAGAAGGGGGCGGGCACGAAGGCGGCGAAGGCGCCGGCGAAGCAGGTCGCGGCGAAGAAGCCGGCGACCAAGGCGACCGCGCCCAGGTCCGCCGCGAAGACTCCCGCGAAGCAGGCGACCGCGAAGCGGCCGACGAAGGTGGCGCCCGCCAAGGCGTCGTCGAAGGCGACGGCGAAGGTGCCGGCGGCGTCCAAGTCGGCCGGGAAGAAGGCGGCGATCGCGCGCCCGCCCAAGACGCCCGCTTCCGCTCCCGGCACCGCCGGCGCGCCGCGCAACGGTGAAGCGCGCCGCGCGGGCGACGAGCGTGCGCTGGCCACCGCGGGTGCGGCGAAGACCTCCGCGGCCGGGTCGGGGAGCGGCGCGGCGAGCGCGGCGCCGGCGCGGCCCGCGCCGCCGGCGCGCAAGAAGCCGTCCGGCCCGCCCATCGCGCCGAAGACGCTCGAACGGCTGCGGTCCCAGCTCGAGGAGGAGCGGTCGCGGCTCGTCCACCAGGCCGACGAGCTCCAGGCCGAGGCCGACGCGCTCGCGACCGAGCGTGAGCAGGGCGACACGCAGTTCGACGAGGAGTCGGGTGAGGGCGACACGCTGAGTGTCGAGCGCGAGCGCGACCTCGCGCTGTCCGAGAAGGCACGCCAAGGCGTCGCCGACATCGACCGCGCGCTCGCCCGCATGGACGCCGGTACGTACGGGATCTGCGACATGTGCGGCGACCGGATCCCCGTCGCGCGGCTCGAGGCGCTGCCGTACGCGGAGCTCTGCGTGAAGTGCAAGTCCCGGGGCGAGCGCCGGCGCTGA
- a CDS encoding cell division protein SepF codes for MASLWRRTLVYLGLQDDDEYAEYDEYYEEAPEPVVTRVQAPARAAEVGATVRPLPRNDEPTVVPSPKPPVIRPMPANHAARVHVVEPHGFNDAQEVGDRLKANQPVIVNLQGLGRDLQRRLIDFSSGLAYAVGGTMSRVADQVFLLTPADVEVSQEEKERLQAKGLYRT; via the coding sequence ATGGCTTCGTTGTGGCGTCGCACCCTGGTGTACCTCGGGTTGCAGGACGACGACGAGTACGCCGAATACGACGAGTACTACGAGGAGGCGCCCGAGCCGGTCGTGACGCGGGTGCAGGCTCCGGCGCGCGCAGCAGAGGTGGGCGCGACGGTCCGGCCGCTGCCCCGCAACGACGAGCCCACGGTGGTCCCGTCGCCGAAGCCGCCCGTGATCCGGCCCATGCCCGCGAACCACGCCGCCCGGGTGCACGTCGTCGAGCCGCACGGCTTCAACGACGCGCAGGAGGTCGGCGACCGGCTCAAGGCGAACCAGCCCGTCATCGTGAACCTGCAGGGGCTGGGCCGGGATCTCCAGCGGCGGCTCATCGACTTCTCGAGCGGGCTCGCGTACGCGGTCGGCGGGACGATGTCGCGCGTCGCGGACCAGGTGTTCCTCCTCACCCCGGCGGACGTCGAGGTCTCGCAGGAAGAGAAGGAGCGCCTGCAGGCCAAGGGCCTCTACCGGACCTGA
- the lspA gene encoding signal peptidase II, which produces MTSRPTARGRYAAVSVAIVVAIVAIDQATKAWAASALEHHTIHVIGGTVLLQLGRNSGAAFSSFQGFTPLLAVLAIVVAAVLARIVRRSDDPWTVCALSLVLGGALGNLCDRVFRAPGFLRGEVVDFVRLGWFPTFNAADSAITIGAILLVLFGWRAPRERVHGDAR; this is translated from the coding sequence GTGACGTCGCGCCCGACGGCACGCGGACGCTACGCAGCCGTCTCGGTCGCGATCGTCGTCGCGATCGTCGCGATCGACCAGGCGACCAAGGCATGGGCCGCCTCGGCGCTCGAGCACCACACGATCCACGTGATCGGTGGCACCGTGCTGCTGCAGCTCGGTCGCAACAGCGGCGCCGCGTTCAGCTCGTTCCAGGGCTTCACGCCCTTGCTCGCGGTGCTGGCCATCGTCGTCGCGGCCGTCCTCGCCCGGATCGTCCGCCGCTCCGACGACCCCTGGACGGTGTGCGCGCTGTCGCTCGTGCTCGGCGGCGCGCTCGGGAACCTGTGCGACCGCGTCTTCCGGGCGCCCGGGTTCCTGCGTGGCGAGGTCGTCGACTTCGTCCGGCTCGGGTGGTTCCCGACGTTCAACGCGGCGGACTCCGCGATCACGATCGGTGCGATCCTGCTCGTGCTGTTCGGCTGGCGTGCGCCGCGCGAGCGCGTTCACGGCGACGCGCGGTGA
- a CDS encoding RluA family pseudouridine synthase — protein sequence MSERFTVPGALAGERVDRAVALVTGMSRADVQELVATGAVLVCGASVAKSRRLEEGEVVDVLGAPPEAQPPTAQPVPVDVRYEDAEVLVVAKPAGVVVHPGAGHEDGTLVNGLLARYPEIAAVGDPMRPGIVHRLDRDTSGLLVVARSTRAYEGLVAALARHDVERAYTALVWGRLDPPRGAVDAPIGRSTARRTRMAVRESGKEARTAYEVRATFDDPVTSLLECRLETGRTHQIRVHLAAIHHPVVGDAPYGGRRQSLELDRPFLHAARLAFAHPVTGDRIEVTEPLPPELARVLDALTPPVR from the coding sequence GTGAGCGAGCGGTTCACCGTCCCCGGCGCGCTCGCCGGTGAGCGCGTCGACCGCGCGGTCGCGCTCGTCACGGGGATGTCGCGCGCCGACGTGCAGGAGCTCGTTGCCACGGGCGCGGTGCTGGTCTGCGGGGCGAGCGTCGCGAAGAGCCGCCGGCTCGAGGAGGGCGAGGTCGTCGACGTGCTCGGCGCACCACCCGAGGCCCAGCCGCCCACGGCCCAACCCGTCCCGGTCGACGTGCGCTACGAGGACGCCGAGGTCCTCGTCGTCGCGAAGCCGGCCGGGGTCGTCGTCCATCCGGGCGCCGGGCACGAGGACGGCACGCTCGTGAACGGGTTGCTGGCGCGGTACCCGGAGATCGCCGCCGTCGGGGACCCGATGCGGCCCGGGATCGTGCACCGCCTCGACCGCGACACGAGCGGCCTGCTCGTCGTCGCGCGGTCGACGCGCGCGTACGAGGGCCTCGTCGCGGCCCTCGCGCGACACGACGTCGAGCGCGCGTACACCGCGCTCGTGTGGGGCCGGCTCGACCCGCCGCGCGGTGCCGTCGACGCGCCGATCGGCCGGTCGACCGCGCGGCGGACGCGCATGGCGGTGCGCGAGTCCGGCAAGGAGGCGCGAACGGCGTACGAGGTCCGGGCGACGTTCGACGATCCCGTGACGTCCCTGCTGGAGTGCCGGCTCGAGACCGGGCGGACCCACCAGATCCGCGTGCACCTCGCCGCGATCCACCATCCCGTCGTCGGCGACGCGCCCTACGGCGGCCGCCGTCAGAGCCTGGAGCTCGACCGGCCGTTCCTCCACGCGGCCCGTCTGGCCTTCGCCCATCCCGTGACCGGCGACCGGATCGAGGTCACCGAGCCATTGCCGCCCGAGCTCGCGCGCGTGCTCGACGCGCTCACACCACCGGTTCGGTGA
- the ileS gene encoding isoleucine--tRNA ligase, whose protein sequence is MFDPVDPRLDLVALEHAVLAQWRDEDVFARSLEQRRDAPEWVFYEGPPTANGRPGIHHVWARLFKDLFPRFHTMRGRHVARKGGWDCHGLPVEVEVEKELGFSGKPQIEEYGIEAFNRRCRESVHRYVEDFQALTGRIGMWLDTKDAYWTLTNDYIESVWWLFSQMWDAGNIYEGFKVVPYCGRCGTALSSHELGQPGAYRDLTEPSVYVRFPVVDRDFDLLVWTTTPWTLVSNTGAAVGPDVEYVRVRARDGARRDLVLAAARVDDVLGEGYEPVARVPVDELIGLRYEQPFDFLPADGDGWRVVADEFVTIEDGSGIVHLAPAFGEVDREVGEREGLPVLNPVNAAARFDASVPPWEGQFVKDADPSIIDALAASGRLERVVDYTHSYPHCWRCGTPLIYWAKPTWFARTSAHKGELLAQNETIGWHPESIKHGRFGDWLENNVDWALSRDRFWGTPIPVWRCDSGHDTCVGSVARLAELAGRDLSGLDLHRPYVDDVVIDCPECGRRAFRVEPVLDAWFDSGSMPSAQFHFPFENEEVFARRFPADFICEAIDQTRGWFYSLLAVNTLVFKRTPYRNVVCLALVVDKDGQKMSKSRGNVIDPWTILESRGADALRWYFFSAGSPWVSRRVYEEGIDEATRRFLLTLWNTYAFFVTYANLDGWRADDAAASAHVSSHVLDRWIRSRVHGTVREVTDALDSFDALRGAQALDGFVDDLSNWYVRRSRPRFWKSADAGAHATLHECLSVLSLLLAPYCPFVADAMWQNLRRTKESVHLQDWPTADVDAIDDALEAEMSLARLVASLGLAARNDARLKVRQPLRRALVLLPEGARLGDEVVREVADELNVKALVPVDDLVGILEYRVVPNFRVLGPRVGKDVPRVKAALGEVDGAAVRAALDADGVFRLDLGDGTVVDLGPDDVDVRAESHEELVLAQDEGAAVALDTTIDDELRDEGRVRDVIRAVNEARKQRGLEIADRITLTLTVPAELHAPLDAARDVIAAEVLARTITVEAGAVARDDRDALDLDGAVIRLAFEKAD, encoded by the coding sequence ATGTTCGACCCCGTCGACCCGCGCCTCGACCTCGTCGCGCTCGAGCACGCGGTCCTCGCCCAATGGCGCGACGAGGACGTGTTCGCGCGAAGCCTCGAGCAACGGCGCGACGCGCCCGAGTGGGTGTTCTACGAGGGCCCGCCGACCGCGAACGGACGGCCCGGCATCCACCACGTCTGGGCCCGCCTCTTCAAGGACCTGTTCCCGCGCTTCCACACGATGCGCGGCCGGCACGTCGCGCGGAAGGGCGGCTGGGACTGCCACGGGCTGCCGGTCGAGGTGGAGGTCGAGAAGGAGCTCGGCTTCTCGGGCAAGCCCCAGATCGAGGAGTACGGCATCGAGGCGTTCAACCGTCGGTGCCGTGAGTCGGTGCACCGGTACGTCGAGGACTTCCAGGCGTTGACCGGCCGCATCGGCATGTGGCTCGACACCAAGGACGCGTACTGGACGCTCACCAACGACTACATCGAGAGCGTCTGGTGGCTGTTCTCGCAGATGTGGGACGCCGGGAACATCTACGAGGGCTTCAAGGTCGTCCCCTACTGCGGGCGGTGCGGCACCGCGCTGTCGAGCCACGAGCTCGGCCAGCCCGGCGCGTACCGTGACCTCACCGAGCCGTCCGTGTACGTGCGGTTCCCCGTCGTCGACCGCGACTTCGACCTGCTCGTGTGGACGACGACACCGTGGACGCTCGTCTCGAACACCGGCGCCGCGGTCGGTCCCGACGTCGAGTACGTGCGCGTGCGCGCCCGTGACGGTGCGCGTCGTGACCTCGTGCTCGCGGCCGCGCGCGTCGACGACGTGCTGGGCGAGGGGTACGAGCCCGTCGCGCGCGTTCCCGTCGACGAGCTGATCGGCCTCCGCTACGAGCAGCCGTTCGACTTCCTGCCCGCTGACGGCGACGGGTGGCGCGTGGTCGCCGACGAGTTCGTCACGATCGAGGACGGCAGCGGGATCGTGCACCTTGCACCCGCGTTCGGCGAGGTCGACCGCGAGGTCGGCGAGCGCGAAGGGCTCCCCGTGTTGAACCCCGTGAACGCGGCGGCGCGCTTCGACGCGTCCGTGCCGCCGTGGGAGGGCCAGTTCGTCAAGGACGCCGACCCGTCGATCATCGACGCGCTCGCGGCGTCGGGCCGGCTGGAGCGCGTCGTCGACTACACGCACTCGTACCCCCACTGCTGGAGGTGCGGCACGCCGCTGATCTACTGGGCCAAGCCGACGTGGTTCGCGCGCACGTCCGCGCACAAGGGCGAGCTGCTGGCCCAGAACGAGACGATCGGCTGGCACCCGGAGAGCATCAAGCACGGCCGCTTCGGTGACTGGCTCGAGAACAACGTCGACTGGGCGCTGTCGCGTGACCGGTTCTGGGGCACGCCCATCCCGGTGTGGCGGTGCGACTCGGGCCACGACACGTGCGTCGGCTCGGTCGCGCGCCTCGCGGAGCTGGCGGGCCGTGACCTGTCCGGGCTCGACCTGCACCGTCCGTACGTCGACGACGTCGTGATCGACTGCCCCGAGTGTGGCCGGCGCGCGTTCCGGGTGGAGCCCGTGCTCGACGCGTGGTTCGACTCCGGTTCGATGCCGTCGGCGCAGTTCCACTTCCCGTTCGAGAACGAGGAGGTCTTCGCCCGCCGGTTCCCCGCCGACTTCATCTGCGAGGCGATCGACCAGACGCGCGGCTGGTTCTACTCGTTGCTCGCGGTGAACACGCTCGTCTTCAAGCGCACGCCGTACCGCAACGTGGTGTGCCTCGCGCTCGTCGTCGACAAGGACGGGCAGAAGATGTCGAAGTCGCGCGGCAACGTGATCGACCCGTGGACGATCCTCGAGAGCCGCGGCGCCGACGCGCTGCGCTGGTACTTCTTCTCCGCGGGCTCGCCGTGGGTCAGCCGGCGTGTGTACGAGGAGGGCATCGACGAGGCGACGCGCCGGTTCCTGCTCACGCTGTGGAACACCTACGCGTTCTTCGTCACGTACGCCAACCTCGACGGGTGGCGCGCGGACGACGCGGCCGCGAGCGCGCACGTGTCGTCGCACGTGCTCGACCGGTGGATCCGCTCACGGGTGCACGGCACGGTCCGCGAGGTGACCGACGCGCTCGACTCGTTCGACGCGCTGCGGGGTGCGCAGGCCCTCGACGGGTTCGTCGACGACCTGTCGAACTGGTACGTACGCCGCTCCCGCCCGCGCTTCTGGAAGTCGGCGGACGCGGGCGCGCACGCGACGCTGCACGAGTGTCTCTCGGTCCTCTCGCTCCTGCTCGCGCCGTACTGCCCGTTCGTCGCGGACGCGATGTGGCAGAACCTCCGGCGCACGAAGGAGTCCGTGCACCTCCAGGACTGGCCCACCGCGGACGTCGACGCGATCGACGACGCGCTCGAAGCGGAGATGTCGCTCGCCCGTCTCGTCGCGTCGCTCGGGCTCGCGGCGCGCAACGACGCGCGGCTGAAGGTGCGGCAGCCGTTGCGGCGCGCGCTCGTGCTGCTCCCCGAAGGTGCGCGACTCGGTGACGAGGTCGTGCGCGAGGTCGCGGACGAGCTGAACGTGAAGGCGCTCGTGCCCGTCGACGACCTCGTCGGCATTCTCGAGTACCGCGTCGTACCGAACTTCCGCGTGCTGGGTCCCCGCGTCGGCAAGGACGTCCCGCGCGTCAAGGCCGCGCTCGGCGAGGTCGACGGTGCAGCCGTGCGCGCCGCGCTCGACGCCGACGGCGTGTTTCGTCTCGACCTGGGCGACGGCACCGTCGTCGACCTCGGGCCCGACGACGTCGACGTTCGGGCCGAGTCACACGAGGAGCTCGTGCTCGCGCAGGACGAGGGCGCCGCGGTCGCGCTCGACACGACGATCGACGACGAGCTGCGTGACGAAGGCCGGGTCCGCGACGTCATCCGCGCCGTCAACGAGGCCCGCAAGCAGCGCGGCCTCGAGATCGCCGATCGCATCACGCTCACGCTGACCGTCCCGGCGGAGCTCCACGCACCGCTCGACGCGGCCCGCGACGTGATCGCGGCCGAGGTGCTCGCGCGCACGATCACCGTGGAAGCGGGCGCGGTCGCGCGTGACGACCGCGACGCCCTCGACCTCGACGGCGCGGTGATCCGGCTCGCGTTCGAGAAGGCCGACTGA
- a CDS encoding ATP-binding protein: MGRGPRARARRGRGAGRRGRTSQVTLPAGPAPTGDVSHGRRLRFAPGEMATVVCAVVDTEDATLDLACAGHLPPLLVDGRGGAQPVEPDGDSFTMRARVDDAGVELCVHDAGRWRPRRDTNRGHGLVLMRALADEVDLTTASHGTEVAMR, from the coding sequence ATTGGGCGAGGACCGCGTGCTCGAGCGCGACGAGGTCGAGGCGCGGGTCGACGGGGTCGAACATCGCAGGTCACCCTACCGGCCGGACCTGCACCCACCGGCGATGTATCGCACGGGCGACGACTACGGTTCGCGCCCGGGGAGATGGCGACCGTCGTCTGCGCAGTCGTCGACACCGAGGACGCGACGCTCGACCTCGCCTGCGCGGGTCATCTCCCGCCGCTGCTGGTGGACGGGCGAGGAGGCGCGCAGCCCGTCGAACCCGACGGCGACTCGTTCACGATGCGCGCGCGTGTCGACGACGCCGGCGTCGAGCTGTGCGTCCACGACGCGGGCCGCTGGCGCCCGCGTCGTGACACGAACCGCGGGCACGGTCTGGTGTTGATGCGCGCGCTCGCGGACGAGGTCGATCTCACCACCGCGAGCCACGGCACCGAGGTCGCGATGCGGTAG
- a CDS encoding YggT family protein — MTVVCAFILVYLIVLILRAVLSWFPVRSGSAMASINSVLFQLTEPLLAPLRRVIPPAGMFDLSFLVLFFGILIVQGILCGSSGII; from the coding sequence TTGACCGTCGTCTGCGCCTTCATCCTCGTCTACCTCATCGTGCTCATCCTGAGGGCGGTGCTGTCGTGGTTCCCGGTCCGCTCGGGCAGCGCGATGGCGTCGATCAACTCCGTCCTGTTCCAGCTGACCGAGCCGCTGCTCGCGCCGCTCCGCCGGGTCATCCCACCCGCGGGCATGTTCGACCTGTCGTTCCTCGTGCTGTTCTTCGGGATCCTCATCGTCCAAGGGATCCTCTGCGGGAGCAGCGGCATCATCTGA
- a CDS encoding Rrf2 family transcriptional regulator — MKVSTRGDYAARALLSLALHGSDRPTSVKEIAERTNLPQPYLEQILLAVKGAGLVRSKRGVGGGYVLARTPEEITLAQIISAVDGPLTTFVDEHDHCEGHCVLQEIWVGVSEEMNASLGRYTLADLVERTRVGHRLTEPVV; from the coding sequence GTGAAGGTCTCGACCCGGGGCGACTACGCGGCGCGCGCGTTGCTGTCGCTCGCGCTGCACGGCTCCGACCGGCCGACGTCCGTCAAGGAGATCGCCGAGCGGACGAACCTCCCGCAGCCGTACCTCGAGCAGATCCTGCTCGCCGTGAAGGGCGCGGGGCTGGTGCGGTCGAAGCGCGGCGTCGGCGGCGGCTACGTGCTGGCGCGCACGCCCGAGGAGATCACGCTCGCGCAGATCATCTCCGCGGTCGACGGTCCGTTGACGACGTTCGTCGACGAGCACGACCACTGCGAGGGCCATTGCGTCCTGCAGGAGATCTGGGTCGGCGTGTCCGAGGAGATGAACGCGTCACTGGGGCGCTACACGCTCGCGGATCTCGTCGAGCGCACGCGCGTCGGGCACCGGCTCACCGAACCGGTGGTGTGA